The DNA window tcttatcttcTTGAGCCATGCTGGGAACATTACAGCAagagtgatgatggtggataCGGTCTTGGAAGACAGACTCTACCCAAGTGTATCGCCGGACCTCTTGTCAAGTGTGCAGAGATGTACGTTCCCTCTTCCTTTTTAACAACTCTCACTAACTAACTTTACAGTCTCGATATTCCCGCTTTCATGTCCTACGCTGCCTCGTACGCACTATACAACTACTGGCTCGTCCACCCTGAACAAGGCCACGATGACTACAGCAACATCCGACTCGTCCGCGCCTTCGAAAAGGGTCTCGACCCCAAGTCTTCCGAAGCCGGTTTCATCCTCACACACATTCACATGGTCGCTCAAACAGGCGGTTTGATCGAAGGAGCAGTAGATCTCCTCGCAGCCACAGAAAAGACCGACACAGCAACCAAAATCGCCGAAGCAAAGGCAAGCTTGGAACTCATCCTCAACAGTATGCAAATCATCGAGACCAACATGGAGGGTATGTGGAGTCAATCCCTTCCCAAAGATTACATGACCTACCGAACTTTCATCTACGGCATCACCAAGCAATCCATGTTTCCCGACGGTGTAGTGTACGAAGGACAATACGACGACAAGCCTCAATTCTTTAGAGGAGAATCAGGAGCCAACGACGCCATCATTCCTCTTCTGGATCACATCTGCGAAGTCCCTATGCCCAAGAACCCATTGACAGACATTCTCGTCGAGTTCAGAGAATACCGACCCAAGCCTCACCGCGCATTCCTCAAGTACGTTCGAGAAACAGCTGTTGAAGTCGGCGTACGAGATTTCCTCACCAAATCCGGTGACCATGGCCTTGCAGTACTGTATCTCCGTCTTTTGGATCATATCCGTAGTTTCAGATGGCGACACTGGATGTTTACTCGAGAGTACATCATCAAACACACACTTCATCCCACAGCTACAGGAGGAAGCCCAATCATTACATGGCTACCTAACCAGCTTGGTGCGGTGATGGACCTAATGGAAGAAGTTGCCAAGGGATCTGGTCTTTGGGCAATTTTGGAGGAAGGGGTGTGGAATGGAGGTGGTTCTTTGACTCAGGATGATTATATCTTGGTCAAGAAGATTATGGATAATGTTGTTACCAAGAAGGCTCAGTTGACCAAGGAGGTGAACAAGTATTGTCAAGATCGAGGAGTTTAGACAGATACATGAATTGATTTGACTTGTTGCTCTTCATCTTTCATTTGACATGATTCCATGTGAACTTTACTGGATATGTATCATCTTGTCCGTTATATCCGTTTAAAGATACTCCCCAACTCCATCTCCGTACAGCGGCATTACCGGCATATCCTTGCATCAACTACCGTTATCTTATCGCCGTGTCGATCATGAAAAATTTGCGCGCCAATCAAAGGACATCGCAAATACTCCAATTTTTCTCCAAATAAAACATCAAGTGACGTAAATTAATCGGAATAAAACATGTGCAGATCCATTCACGGTCCGATTCAAGAGATAAAGATGGGGTCATAAATGTTCAATTGGTAATGTACAACTAAAATCATCGCTAATAAAAAATGCTCATTGGTAGGTATCGTCGCTTAAGCAATGGGCTCGCAAGTAAAGACACCGCGGACCTCACCGTGGTGGAACTTGAGGATCTAAGGGTTTGTTAGCGAGTGTGGATCGTAAAGATAACAAGAGGCGAACTTACAATGTCGTCAATGGAAGCGTAGGTTCCACCGACAAGGACAATCATGCCAATAATGAAGATCAGACCATTGGCGATGGCGAGAGGAAGGTTTTCCTTGGAGTACCAGGGTCCCTTGCAGATGAGCATGAACCACATAATGGCAGGGAAGTAGAAAgtgaagcccgagatgaagAGGGAGGAGGAGATGGACAGAAGATCGTTGAAGAAGGGGATGGCCTCGGCGATGACGAAAGCGACAACGGTGATGACAGTGACGAGAACCAACCAAGTGATCCAACCCatcttggtgttgatgtaGCGGATGATGGAGTCCTTGAAGACACGTCCGTGGATGTAGCGACCAACGactgtggtgttgatggatcCAGAAATGAAGATGACGGGAAGGGCAACACCAAAGGCGATCTTAGAGATGAGGTCACCGGCAGAGAGAAGAGCGGGAGACTTGACATCCTGGCCGACAAAGGCATAGATGAGGGCACCGGTAAGAGTGTAGATACCAATCTCAATCAGACCAAGAGACCAGATAGACTTGACATAATCTCCAGGGGTATGCATCTCATCCATGAAGCTGAACTGGCAGACAGCAAAGGAGTAAGCAAAGACAATGTTGGTGATGGCGATGAAGGCGTCGGTGAAGCTGAGGTTGTCCTTGGGCCAGGCTGACCAGTTGACAGAAGACATGCCACCGTCAGAGTTGCTAGCCTGAATGCCGGTAGCAATAATGGTGATGGCGACAGCGAGGATGATGGAGACAAAGTCGATGTAACCAAGGATGGCAACCTCGGCGAAGGAAGGAGGGATAGCGACAATGAGGAGGATGATCGCAGAGACGACGCCAAAGACGACAGAGCATGTTCCATTATCGGTAAGGTTGAGGAAGGCGATTGTTCCTGTCAAGCAGTGGGATccgacgaggaagatgagtTGGAGGGAGAACATGACACCGACAAGCTGCGAATGTTAGAATTGAAGGCATTAATGTATCAGGGAACTAACCTCGTATCCGAACTTGCCAAACATGAGTTTACCAGCATCGGCATAGTGAGAAACTTGGGGGTAGGCAAGCTTGACTTGACCGACGACGTGAGAAGTGTAGATGGCAACAAAGCCGAGACCGACAGTAAGAATAACACCAGCAACCATGCCAAGGGTGGCAAAAGCAGAGGGAAGCGACAAGCATCCAAGGGCAATAGCCTCGACGATCAAAACGACCGTCAATCTCTTCCATCCAAGACGGTGGAAGTGAGCGTTACCCTCTGCAGCCTTTTGCTTCTCCATGTCGCAAACGGCGATCTCGCCTGCACTGTTGTCAAACATGTCTGGTACTGAGTGTCTCTTCTTGTCTGTGGGAGCCTGGTGTTCAGACTGGTGAATTTGGTCCATGGTGATTGTAGTATGAGggttgaagatgaagagaaagatgatGAGAAACAATAGGAGGAATGGACACAATataaagaacaagacaagataAGAGGAAGAAACCGAGAATGAGGCCGATCTTTGTAGTCGCAGAGGAAGAGTCTGTGGGTCAAAGATATGGTGGTGTACGGTCCACCCGATGACTAGACAAGAGGCGATTCTTGCCTGGGCCCAGTTTCTGTGACATGTTGAATCTCCTCATCTTGGGAGAGACTACCCCAGACTCGAACGCTCCATCCCCAGGTCGCTGCATTTCTCTCTCGTAAAATGAAGCTCTATGCGGTGCCGAATCTCCGTCCTCATGAGGCTCGAGCTTGGATGCTGGTCTTTCGATTACATAAAGCGGGTCGGAAAAGAGCCTCATACGGGCTTTTGCTTGGCTGCAGTCACGTTTGCATTAGTCAAGAATACTCCCGATGGATTCTCCCCAGAGTTGGTCCCAGAAATGGTTCCAGTTGACACAGATTCTCCGCAAAGAGGCGAGAGATTAAGTTGAGGAGACTGCACGTTTTTACGTACACGATACTGTTGCAAAATGCGGAGAGGATGATTCATCTTGGGGGAGTTTTGAATCAAGTGCCGAGAGTCGTTTTGGACATGCCAAGATCAACAGCCTTGGCCAGGTCGGCTCCGTGAGGATATCGCACGAGTCTGTACGTCAGTCGCATCCGAAGAGTTTTTCTCAGCGGCTTGGCCGACTTCTGCTTGGCATAGAAACCGCACGAGAACCCTTCTCGAAGGGTGCTAGCCAGGGGTGAAGGTGTTCAATTGGTTCGTGGGGAGATGATAAAGGTTTGCAGGGGCTTGATAGCGCCCCCAATGGTAAGCAAGAAGCATTGACCATGAGGGTTTTCCCTTCCATTGATAGCGCGGCTGCGCGGGCGTTGGTGATGAATTCGGAGAATGTGTTATGCAGATGGTACGATGGATGAGACGGATGAGACGCGGCTAATCACTTGACTCGGGGGGATGACCACTAACCTACAGAGGTTGGTCACTGGACGTCAGTGGACAGTCGCTGGAATCTACTGTGCCGTCACTGAACCGCCACTAGACCACCACTAAATACCTGATAATCAACACCACTAAACAGGTGTTCAATCACTGACATCTCACTGTACTCCAAACCTCATCTCTCAAACCCAAAACACGAAACTCGGTATTCGGCGTTTCCTTCCTATATAAATCATCAATGCACAAAAAACATCGCCTATCTAAAAAGGCCTATCTTGATAATAATCCGTCATTGAAACACAACCGATTACTCACGTCACTCTCACATTGGTTCGACTGATTTTTCTCTCGTAATATCTGTGGAACCGAGAAAAAACTTGCTGCTCACAGACCAGGTAGATCTAAATGCAACGAGTCAATGAGACTTTCCGTAAACGGCCGACCCCGGTATAAGCATCAGGAGAGTCAGTCTAGACTCTGGAATGTCAAGGAAAGTAAAGATCAGAAGAGGGTCAATGATGAATTTGGGGAAATTGTTCAATTCGAGACGGCAGTTGATGGAATCTTGGCAGGCAACCGTTGCACTATTTTTATGCATGGCCCGGTGAGGTAACGTTATGCCGATCAACTGACGTAGGGTAGGTGAtgtaaagttattatttttGTCGATAGACAGTCTGTCTGACTTGACTCTTGAGATACGTTAAATGTTTTCTTAGATGTGATATATGCtgtaaaaatatatagcaTACTTGGCAGATCTTTAAAAAGCATCCAGTACTGTGAGGACGTAGACTCTAGCGACACCTCGTCAAAATCCACAATAACAAGATTCAACGTTCATCTAAGATATGCATAATTGTTCATCATCCAGGATCAGGGTATGTAAGAAaactaatattattaactctaAACGCTCGCTAGGATATCTTTTCACTAAACACTTAACTCCAGAAAACAAATTAAACATCAGGTGACCCCATAACAACCTGCACAGGAACCATCAAGTCAATCTTGACATCTCCCTCCAAAACAACCTTGACAGTATATGCTCTCGCCACGATACACGAGTTGAATGTCGGCACAAACATCTTGTCAACTGTAGGTAACTCAAACGGAAGTTGGACTGTAGCCGTGTGAAAAATAGGCGAGTTCTTTGTAGACTTCATATCCACATTCTGAGTCCACTCAATCTTGGTCTCAGCTTTTGGTAGAGAAACAGAATACGGATATCCAAAGTTGGCAACTTGTGATCCCACAGTAGGTAGGTTTCGCATCGGTTGGTCTCGGAACCAAGTATGTGAATAGACCTTCATAGATGCCGATGTAATCTGAGGAGGAGTCACGTCTGCAGAAGAAGGCTCAAACGTGAAACTGATGGGGATACAAGATCCAGTCGCTTCGTAGCCCTCCTTGCTGAGATGTACAGCAGCCGGTTGAGCTGCCACCGCAGAAATTCGTCCTTGTGAAGCAGAAAAGATATTCTTTCGCACCTTTTTCGACTTTTCGATTTTATACAGATCGTCTCGTTCGGTGATGTTCAGGGGTGGTTCTTCGAAAGATGTAGGGATAACGTTGATGCGGTGATAATTTCCAAGGATAGCTTGAAATCCCGTCTTGGTTCGTGCAAGAACAAATGCTTTGACGCTGTAGCTAACTCGTGCCATATTGGGAGCCATGTCGTCTTTCTCCCAGCCTCCCAATGTAGGAGGAAGACACATGTGGCGCTCCCATACATCTTCCGAGACGGTCGTGTGAGTACAGGCTTTGGTTGTGAGATGAGCTGGGACGTTGAAAATAAATGGAAAAGTATATGTTGTTCCAGCGGAAAGAATGCTGGATGGAGGATATTCGAATTCGTCGATAGGCATTTCGAGTCGAAGGAATCGATGGCTCGTCATGTGTGTCATATCAGGACCATCCCTTCTCGTTTCGGTTATTCCATCGAGAGAGATATCAACATGATCGAATCGAGTGTTTCTCGCAGGAGTGATAGAAACAACACCAGATACCTCCGAGTTGGTGGTATACACCTTTGAGTTGAAGTGACGGTTGATGGAAATCTGCACTTCAGGTTTCCTGGACATCTTTCCCTTTATTGTAGAAGCCAGAGCATGTGCTGCTCCCCAAGGTTGACAACTTCCGTCTCGATGAATACCGAGATGTTCATACTCTGGAGGAGTTGAAGGTAGTTTGCCGACTTGGACGTCGACGTGAGACGAAAAGGGTTTCTCAGATAGTGACATTTTGATGAGCTGACCAGATCAAGATGCTGAAGCTAAACAAGTTGATGTACTTAAAGATGTACTCTTAAATTTGATTGAGTCTACCAAAGTTGACCacagcctttatatatatcaATGTCTTCTCTACGCCCTGTGGTGATTGACCCATTGTGACTGATCCATACCGTGTTAGCTTGACAAGTACAAGTTGTAGGGCGCATTTCGACAAGCGCCGACTTCGGTTATCAATCAGCGAATAGTTCAATTGCATCATCCCAAAACTGAAAGTATGAACAGTCCAAGCTGAATCAGATTTTAGTAGTCCTGTTACTTTTTTGTACTATTTTATCTGATTGATAAAGTTGAAATTGAAGTCGTTAAAATCCCCAATTCTTCTACAGACCCACCTGTAGATGTCTTGATCAGTGGAGCCTCTCTTGTTTTGTACGTAAAAATCGAGTGATCAGTTTCTAGTCTGTTGATGCGACATTCACTGGCATCAATATTGCTGAATGTCTTTTTGctctcaccatcatcaaaagGAAGCTATTCATCCGTGGCTGACATTTCTATCCGACAACGGACATGATCAAAAGAGGTCATCTCGACCAAAAATATCGTTTTGTCTCTGAAAGTGAGTCACCAGACAATAAAAAAAAGCCACAGCTGTTAAGCGAAGCCTCCAAAGGTAAGTTTTGGCGCAATTCTCCATTATTAATCCACCAGCTGCTCTCCATGTCTTGTCGACTACGCCCTGTGAAGTCAACGCCCTTTATGTCAATGGCGCAATATGTACGTGAACACAGTAAAGAAAAATGAgtaagcaaaaaaaaaaatatagctaGGGCCATGATGGCCTAATGTCCAATGCAGTTAATGCATCATAATGTCATGTGAAAAATATCTATCTTATCACTGTTATCTTATCGTAAAAGTCTGCCCcgccatcaacaccacaaatTATCACCAAACCCCACGCAAACAATCACTCCCAATCAATTAAATCACCATGGCTTCAGACGCACCCGCCTTCAAGCCTATTCACAGCCTTGTCCTCGATACAGGCCCTCTTATCAAGAACGACCCTCCCGCGAATACACTCCGCGCCAAAGCCGAACAACTTTACACTCTTCCCGTCATCATTTCCGAAATCCGAGATGCCGCCACTCGATCAAGAGTAGAGACGACTCTTCTCCCTTTTGTCACTCTTCGATCGCCCAAACCAGAAAGCGTCAAGGTTATTCGAGATTTTGCGCGCAGAACTGGTGATTTGGCTGTTCTCAGCAAGCCCGATATTGAAGTTTTGGCTTTGGGTTATGAACTTGAGTGCGAGAGAAATGGAGGAGATTGGAGATTGAGAAAGGTTCCTGGTCAAAAGAGTGTTAATGGCAAACCACCCAAGGCTGCTGAAAAGGAGGAGTCTTTGGAGAATGCCGTTGACAAGTTGGCTATCGAGCCTGCTGCAGAGTCTGTCGAGCCTCCCGTCGAGTCTGAGCCTGTCGCAGAGTCTTCACCCGAAAATACAGAGGCCAAGGATACAGAGGCGACTGCAGGGACTACACAAACTGTAGAGACCACAGAGACAGAAGCCCCCAAGGAGCCCACCACAGAGACCGCAGAGACGACCGAACCCGCCAAAGACTCTGCAGACACCGAGTCACCCCAGGCTTCCGGCGAAAAAGTCGACGAGTCCATCGAAGCCGTTGAAGAAGCCTCTGAAGATGAAGCCTCCGACGATGAGGGCGGCTGGATCACACCCTCCAACCTCAAGAAACACCAAGCAGCATCCGCCGGCGCTGCCCTCCCTTCAACTCCCGTCCAAAAAACCCTCCAAGCCGCCGTTCTCACCTCTGATTACGCCATGCAAAACGTCGCCCTACGAATGAACCTCAACCTCGTCGCTCCCTCCCTCGCACGAATCACACATCTCAAGAACTGGGTCCTACGCTGCCACGGCTGCTTCAAGATCACAAAAGAAATGGACAAGCAATTCTGTCCTACCTGCGGCCAGCCCACGCTCATGCGAACAAGTTGCTCGACCGACGAGCACGGAAACTTTAAAGTCCATCTCAAGAAGAACTTCCAGTGGAACAACCGAGGCAACGTCTACAGTGTGCCCAAGCCAGTTCACGGATCCTCTAATGGACGTCTTGCCAAGAATGCAGGAGGACAAAACAATTGGGGTACGAATCTCATTTTCGCAGAGGATCAGAAGGAATTCACAAGAGCGGGCGAAGAGCAAAAAAGGCAGAGAAAGAAGGATATCATGGATCAAGATTATCTTCCTGATATACTAACAGGGCATCGATCAAGTGGCGGTGGAAAGATTCGCGTGGGAGCAGGACGAAATGTAAACTCCAAAAAGAAGCActagagagaagaaaaaagtagacgagaagaaaaaaaaagacttgATTTTGAAAACACTACTGTGTCTTAAACGCCCATGACCTAATACCGTAACGCCATGCGACTGATCCTAGTGTAGACTTTGCGAATCTGTCGCAATTTTCCAACGAGTCTGATCGAGCTATTGAGCCATGATTTACCTCCACCGATTCGAGAGCCGCGATTGTTTTATCGAAAGGCACAATTGATCCCAGCGATTCGAAGGCGCCGAGTCTACAATCGGGGGTGGGTCGCCTGCAAATTCTTTCGATCGTCGAGTTTGACCGTGTTTTTTCGAGTCTATAGCCTTTGAGCCGATCATCGATCCATTCGAGCAATTTATTCCTCCTCTGCGCAATTATTAGTAACTAAAGCTCTTATATATCCATACATTCACACATACTCTGCTGAGTCAAGAGGAGCTCGAATCGTCGCTTAAGAGTAACGCGCTGGCGCGACCACTTGTCGTCGGGAGAGAAACGAGCAGGGTGAGCGGACTTGGTGACTTGTCCCTGAGCGACCTTCTTCAAGGTGTAAAGGCGGTTGCCTTGAGCGTCGAGAGTGTACATCAGATGCATTGTAGCGGTTTGGGAGGTATTTGGAGACTGGTGGTGGTATTGTTGTTGCGATTGTCTTGGGGTGAAGCTTCAAAATCGATGCAACAGAATTTTTTGACGGGGCTGAAGGTCACGTGCAAGGCTTATCGTTATCGGGATGCGGTCAGTGGAGACCTCTGTAAAGAAAGTATCCACTCAAATTACAGTATGCGTTCAGATGACAGCAATTAAACTTGTTCGCGACAAATGTTTATTCAAAGTAATTAAGCTAAGGACAGACGCAGTTGGCTAATTATCCATAGATTCAATTTCATCCTCCTCTCAAACCCTCGAAACTATCCACGATGCATCACTTGAAGGTAGGACTAACAGGCTCTCCAACTCGAGCAGTCTTGGATCCAGCCCATCCCTCACGCTCGTAAAAACGAAAGACAAGATCATAATCCTCGAAATCGTGAACGATACGATCGATTCTACGATATCCTCGGACGGGATCAACAAGGCGCTTGGCAGCCCAGTTGGAAGGTTCCTCGTCACCCATGCAGTATGGGTTCTGCGCAGCTCCCTTGGCCTCAAAGAGAGTCACGCTGAAACGGCCGGGCTTGAAGATGTCCACCACGTGCTCAATGATTTCAGTGGTGGTTCGTCCACTCTGTCCGCCGGGAACGTTGGTCTCGAAAGAAGCAAACGAACACTGGGGCTCAGGAGTGACGTGGACAGTGAAGTAGTGCTCACCCTTGCCTCCCTCGTccgaagaaggaggaggaacaACACCGTTGGCGGAAAAGCCGCAGGGGCTGAACAGGTAGGCGTCTACTCGGGCGTCGGGATACTTGGATGTTGGGTAGACGCTGGAGAGGCCGCAACTCTCCGAAACGACAGTTCCCAATGCGTGACCCTCGGTGGTGAGAGCCTCGACGGAATCAAGCATGGTGCTGTCGGCGTCATTGGCGAAAACGTCCACTTCGTCAACATCCTCGCCAAGTCCACCAAGACTATTGATGGCTTCCTTGCGAGCTTCCTTTGCCTCGGCAGCCATCTTGTCGCTCGCGACCGCACTCGCGTGCGACAGATAGAACTGCTTGGCATTCTCCGGATCAAGATCGGTCATGAGGATTTCCAGAGTCTCGTCGTGGTAGGTACCAGGAACGGGCGCAAACTGGGTTCCCACGGGAATCTTGGTCCCTTCAATCTCGGACTGGGGAGTGCGAGGAGGAGTAAGGGCCTGCTGATTGGGCGAGGTGAGGTACAAGTACCAATGATCACCGTTCATCTTGCCCACCATATAGGCACTGCCACCATCAAACATGTCGTCAAGATACTTGACCTCCTGCTTCCAGCTACGGTGAGGACCCTGCTGCCTATCAGGGAACAAAAAGTTCTTGCGACTGTAGAAGACGCGGTACGGGGTCGCGGCGGCCTTGATATCGTCGGCCGAGTTGGCATTGTGGTATGGGAAACCGTGCTGGGCAGCAATGTGAAGCATGCGCTGAAGACCGAGAAGAAGAGTGGTGGTTCCACAAGTCTTGAGAATGATCTTGTGAGGAAAGACAAACATGCTCGACTCGGAGAGAAGGTAAGCGTCCACGGTATCAGACTCGAGAACAGACAAGACCTTGCAGTTGACCATGTCGAGCATGGGAACCCAGGTATCAGCAGGAACAGCCTTTAATCcattggcggcggcggtagGAGGCAGAGTCGAGGGGCTAGGAGCGAACCAAACCTCGAGGAGCTTCTCGGGACCTTCGAAGGCGTTTGTCGAGTCGAGGTCGGCGGCCACATCATGGTTGATTGTCAGATGAGGAGTGGCCGAGGCAGGCGAGAAGGTGCAGTTGTTGGGGACCGAAGTGGACAACATTGTAGCGGCTAGGAGAGGTTTTCTTTGCCCAGATGGCAGAGACCGCGGAGCACTAGCTGCCGCTCAAACAGACTATGCGGCGTCTGTTTGAGAGAGTAGGCCCACAGGTACGGGGGCTTGTTCAGATGCTGGCGGAGCCAGCAGCAATCGATCGGGGGGGATAGCTAACGTCTTCAAGGACGTTAAGGAGGACGAGAGCGGTTGAAGAATAACTTCTGTGGCGGAATTGTGCAGTTAAAGTTTAGTGATCTGGTACGTGGGAGTAAAGGGTGCTATCGAGGCCTGTGAAAGGTTAGAACAACAATGAATCAGAGCTATAGAGtcaaacaaaaaaaaactcaCTTGGATGGTCGAGAGAACAGGAAGCGCAAAAGGTCCGTCGGCCGCATAGAAGCCCAGGAAATATACAGAAAAAGCTCAGTGACGGATCAAGTGCCGTCAAATGTCTTTTGGACTAAAAAGTTAGATACGTTTCGACATTGATTTGTCGCGTgaggtcttttttttttcaagAATGACGAAGCCCgcgaaggaaggaagagtcTGGGGTAAAAACAGAACAAATCAGATCAGCgagatttatttatttttttctccTGTCGGTGAGAGAATTTTTaacaagagagagagagagagagagaagagggaGAGGGGTTCGGTTGGGTTCTGGTGGGTTGGGTAGGTAGGTTTGTATggatatttttttttatttgcTCTGACCGTGAGTGATCCCGATCCAATGTGCTAAGGTCTCAATCAGACGGTGCGTAACGGTTAACGGAAGCACAGCCCGGGGTTCATATCCATAGCATCAAGAACTATTAACAGCAAGCTACATACGTAAGTCCTTTTATATGGTTACAGTTTAGTGGCAGGTACCTCCAAGTGTTCAATGCTTTTTCCTCGGGTCGGGGATGTCGGGCTGTAACCTGATTTTGTGCTTTTCTGATACCTAAACGAGGGTGAATGCATGATAATTTCTGTTTCTGTCTGATGCGCGCCAAAAAATCCCACCGACGCTGAACCTGATTCGGGTTGAGACTATTTAACGTTTTTGACTGGTTTGGCAAAAGACTTTTTGGTGGGGGGCAAAAGGAAAGGGCTGGAACTGGCATCCTTGTAACTTGGCCACAGACGCGGACGTCATTGTCTGGATTGGGATGGCTGTGCTTCAGTTCAGGCACATGCTGAAGAAGTAATCGGTTCATCGGCCACATGTCCGTTGTAGTTTGTAGTTTGTAGACCTACTAACTTTCTACATTAACCAACACCTTGTCCGTAATATCCTTAAACACATGAAATAGTGAACAATCCTGGTACTTGTCCACCAAATTCTCACCCTCTCGCGTTTCTCGTGTAGAAATATCCTTCCCTCCAACAGTCGTACCAGACGGGTAGGTCGGCCTTTGTCCCTCCTCCAGCAACGCAATAAACTGTGCATCCATCGGCACAGACCCTAGAAATGGAACGTTGAACTCGTCGGCCATCAACTTTCCTCCCCCGGACCCAAAGATGTCGGTGCATTCGGAACAGTGCGGACAAACGTAACCGCTCATGTTTTCCACCACTCCGAGAACCCGAATGTTTGTCTTTGTGCAAAAGTTGAGCTCCTTGCGAACGTCGGCTGTGGCAACGGCTTGTGGTGTTGTAACCACGACTGCGCCCGCGACTTGTCCCACTGTCGCATCTTTTTGAAGTGTCTCGGCGAGAGAAATGTGTTCGTCGCTTGTTCCTGGTGGTGTGTCGATGAGTAGATAATCTGTTTCATCCCAAAGTACGTCTTTGAGGAATTGTCGGATCATTGCCGTCTTTTTCGGTCCTCTCCAGACAACAGCGTCGCCTCTTTTCGGGAGAAGAAAACCCAAACTCATGGCATGCAGACTTCCCAGCCCTTTTGACTCATCGGCTTCGTGAACCAGTACGGGCGCCCATCCTCCAGGAACTTGCGTGACTTTGGATTCTTCAATTGAGAGCATGCGCGGAATTGAAGGACCTGTCAAATCGACATCGAGAATACCAACAGAATGACCAGCCGATGTGAGCGACAATGCTAATTGTGTTGTAACTGATGATTTGCCTACTCCTCCTTTGCCAGAGAGGACCTACAGGTGTCAATGAGTGGCATAGGGTAGGAGAAGAGGGTAACATACCAGGATGATGTGTTTGACTTTTGCGAGGCCCATTCTGTATAGATTATGTCAACGTAGAGTAGAATCTCGTGTTTGATGatagataaataaaagtCAATGAGGCGAACGTGAATATCGTCAATTGTTGATTAGAAAGCCATTTACTAAGCCGTTGAAGAGATTGGATG is part of the Fusarium poae strain DAOMC 252244 chromosome 4, whole genome shotgun sequence genome and encodes:
- the CFD1 gene encoding cytosolic Fe-S cluster assembly factor cfd1 (BUSCO:44396at5125); translation: MGLAKVKHIILVLSGKGGVGKSSVTTQLALSLTSAGHSVGILDVDLTGPSIPRMLSIEESKVTQVPGGWAPVLVHEADESKGLGSLHAMSLGFLLPKRGDAVVWRGPKKTAMIRQFLKDVLWDETDYLLIDTPPGTSDEHISLAETLQKDATVGQVAGAVVVTTPQAVATADVRKELNFCTKTNIRVLGVVENMSGYVCPHCSECTDIFGSGGGKLMADEFNVPFLGSVPMDAQFIALLEEGQRPTYPSGTTVGGKDISTRETREGENLVDKYQDCSLFHVFKDITDKVLVNVES